The proteins below come from a single Saimiri boliviensis isolate mSaiBol1 chromosome 16, mSaiBol1.pri, whole genome shotgun sequence genomic window:
- the DHRS12 gene encoding dehydrogenase/reductase SDR family member 12, translated as MSLYRSAVWLVKGLREYTKSGYESASKDFVPNDLEVQVPGRVFLVTGGNSGIGKATALEIAKRGGTVHLVCRDQTRAEDARSEIIRESDNQNIFLHIVDLSDPKQIWKFVEKFKQEHKLNVLINNAGCMINKRELTEDGLEKNFATNTLGVYILTTGLIPVLEKEHDPRVITVSSGGMLVQKLNTDDLQSERTPFDGTMVYAQNKRQQVVLTERWAQGHPAIHFSSMHPGWADTPGVRKAMPGFHARFRDRLRSEAQGADTVLWLALSAAAAAQPNGRFFQDRKPVSTHLPLARTSSSLAEEEKFIEILQQLAQTFK; from the exons ATGTCCCTGTACCGCAGTGCCGTGTGGTTGGTCAAGGGGCTGCGCGAGTACACCAA GAGTGGCTATGAATCTGCATCTAAGGACTTTGTCCCTAATGACTTGGAGGTCCAGGTTCCTGGAAGAGTCTTTTTGGTCACTGGAGGAAACAGCGGCATTGGCAAAGCAACTGCCCTTGAAATAGCCAAGCGAG GTGGCACAGTTCACCTCGTTTGTCGAGATCAAACCCGAGCAGAAGATGCCAGGAGTGAGATCATCCGGGAGAGCGACAACCAG aacatttttctgCACATCGTGGACTTGTCTGATCCCAAGCAAATCTGGAAATTTGTTGAAAAATTCAAGCAGGAACATAAACTCAATGTTCTG ATCAATAATGCAGGTTGCATGATCAATAAAAGAGAACTCACAGAAGATGGACTTGAAAAAAACTTCGCTACCAATACTCTGG GTGTGTACATTCTCACGACCGGCCTGATCCCTGTGCTGGAGAAAGAACACGACCCTCGAGTG ATAACCGTCTCCTCAGGAGGAATGTTGGTTCAGAAACTGAACACTGATGATCTCCAGTCTGAAAGGACACCGTTTGATGGAACTATGGTCTATGCACAAAACAAG AGGCAGCAAGTGGTTCTGACGGAGCGGTGGGCCCAAGGACACCCCGCCATCCATTTTTCTTCCATGCATCCTGGCTGGGCCGACACCCCAG GTGTGAGGAAGGCGATGCCAGGGTTCCACGCCAGGTTCAGGGACCGCCTGCGCTCCGAGGCCCAGGGCGCCGACACGGTGCTGTGGCTGGCCCTCTCCGCCGCCGCAGCGGCGCAGCCCAATGGCCGCTTCTTTCAAG ATCGGAAACCAGTTTCTACACACTTGCCTCTCGCTAGAACGTCCTCCTCACTGGCCGAAGAAGAGAAATTCATTGAAATCCTACAACAGCTGGCTCAAACATTTAAATAG